A stretch of Helicobacter pylori oki112 DNA encodes these proteins:
- the flgA gene encoding flagellar basal body P-ring formation chaperone FlgA gives MKFLILFFICLNALFALDSNALKTEIKEAYLKEYKDLKLEIETINLEIPEHFSNASILSYELNASNKLKKDGVVFLRLENEPNLRLPVRYSVIGSMQAFKSIGAIKKDENITANNTQKERIPFGTLSNPLLEGAIDKVSAKHFIPPNTLLSADKTQALIIVRKNDIITGVYEEGQISIEISLKALENGALHQVIQAKNVESNKILKAKVLSSSKAQIL, from the coding sequence TTGAAATTTTTAATCCTTTTTTTTATCTGTTTAAACGCATTGTTTGCCCTAGATTCAAACGCGCTTAAAACAGAGATTAAAGAAGCTTACCTTAAAGAATACAAAGACTTAAAATTAGAAATTGAAACCATTAACTTAGAAATCCCAGAGCACTTTTCTAACGCTTCCATTTTAAGCTATGAATTAAACGCTTCTAACAAGCTTAAAAAAGATGGGGTCGTGTTTTTAAGGTTGGAAAATGAGCCTAATTTACGCCTACCGGTGCGTTATAGCGTGATAGGCAGCATGCAGGCTTTTAAAAGCATAGGAGCGATTAAAAAAGATGAAAACATCACCGCTAACAACACCCAAAAAGAGCGCATTCCTTTTGGCACGCTTTCTAACCCCTTATTAGAGGGCGCGATTGATAAAGTGAGCGCGAAACATTTTATCCCCCCTAACACGCTTTTAAGCGCGGATAAAACCCAAGCCCTAATCATCGTGCGTAAAAATGACATCATCACTGGGGTGTATGAAGAGGGGCAAATCAGCATAGAAATAAGCCTAAAAGCCCTAGAAAATGGCGCGCTCCATCAAGTCATTCAAGCGAAAAATGTAGAAAGCAATAAAATCTTAAAAGCAAAAGTGTTGAGCAGCTCTAAAGCACAAATCTTATAA